The Dehalococcoidales bacterium genome includes the window GAAAGTGCGATGACTGGCATTGAATCTGTCAAACAGAACGCGCTTGCGGCTGTGATAGAAGACAAGACAGTTTAACGTCAATTGGTCAAACAGCTAGACCAAAAATTGGAATACTCTGGTGAGCCGGTTATTATGACCGGCTCACCTATTTTTGTTTATTATTTGGTCGGACAAGGTGTTTTAGCAGCGGAGAACCCTGATTACCGTTTTCGGGGTGAAGGCCGATGTATCTGTAAAAATTGTCAATTTCTACCCGAACCGCTTATAATGAACGGTATGAAAGTGGTGGCGATAGTTGGTATGACCGGCTCCGGTAAATCCGAGGTGGCCCGGCTTTTCAGCCAGAAGGGCTTTACCGTGGTGAGGTTCGGGGATGTGACCGACGAAGCGGTGAAAAAACTGGGCCTGCCGCTGACCGAAGAGAACGAGCGGCCGGAACGGGAACGCATCCGGCGGGAGCACGGCATGGCGGCTTACGCTATCCTGAGCGCCCCCCGCATCGACGCCGCTTTGAAAAACGCCAGCGTGGCGGTGGACGGGCTCTATTCCTGGGAGGAGTACCTTTACCTTAAAGAGCATTACGGCAGCAATTTTTACGTGGTGGGGGTGTGGTCATCGCCGCAGGACAGGTACCGGCGGCTGTCCGGCCGTAAAGTGAGGCCGCTGACCCCGCAGCAGGCCGTCGGACGCGACCGCGCCGAGATAGAGAACGTTAATAAAGGCGGGCCGATAGCCATGGCGGACTTCACCATACTGAACGACGCCGATATGGGCGCTTTGAAAAAGCAGGTAGAGAGAATAGCGGCGAGGTTAAGATGACGGCAGCCAAACGCCCGGACTTCGACGAATATTGTTTGAAAATAGCCTCCGTGGTGGCGGAGCGCTCCACCTGTTTGCGGCACCACATGGGGGCCATCGCGGTACGGGACAAGCACATTTTAACGACCGGCTATAACGGGGCGCCGGCGGGGGCTAAAGACTGCCTGGAGCTGGGCTGCCTGCGCGACGAGCTGGGCATCGAGTCCGGCACCCGCCACGAGATATGCCGCGCCATCCACGCCGAGCAGAACGTGATTATCCAGGCGGGGCTGCACGGCGTCAGCCTGGAGGGGAGCACCGTTTACTGCACGCACACCCCCTGCGTGCTCTGCGCCAAGATGCTGGTGAACGCCCGGATTGCCCGGTTTGTCAGCTTCGGGCGTTATGCCGACGACCGGTTTATCGAGATATTCAAGGAAGCCGGCATCAAGGTGGACATGAAGGAATGGCCATCCGCGGCGATTAGTTTTTTGGACTGATGATTCCTTTAAGTTTGGAATGACAACCGGAGAAAAAACTCCCTCCTATCCCTCTTTACGAAAGAGGGACGTCAATACCCCAAAATAGTGAGGGATGGATTTCAGCCGTAGTTTAACCCGATTAACATACGGGGTACGGCTGCGCTGGACCCTTCGACGGGGCTCAGGATGAGCGGAGGGATAAGGGGGGGCGGATTCTTCACTGCGTTCAGAATGACAGGGGGCGGGGAAAAGGGGGAGGGGTACGACCAGGTTCCCGCTTTCTCCTTCGACAAGTCCCGATTCCTGCGTCATGTCCCGATTCCCTATGGTCATGCGGGACACCGGATGAGGTACGAATCGGTGCGGGATGGCGACAAAGTCGCTCACTCAGGACGAGCGGGAATGACGGCAGCAACTAAATCTTTCTTTTAACTGCATCGCGTACGGCGGCGGCTATGTCTTTAGACGTCAGCCCGTACCGTACCAAAAGCTCCGCCGGTTTGCCGGACATGCCGAATTTATCCTTGACCGCCACCATTTCCATGGGGACGGGGTGGTGTTTAACGACAATCCGGGCCACGGTGCCGCCCAGCCCGCCGTGCTCCTGGTGCTCCTCGGCGGTAACGATGGCGCCGGTCTCCACGGCGGCTTTAAGGACGGCCGTTTCATCGATAGGTTTGAGGGTGGACATATTGAGCACGCGGCAATCGATGCCTTCCGGCGCTAAAGCGGCGGCGGCTTCCAGGGCGGGCGATACCATCGTGCCGATGGCCATAATCGTCGCGTCCGTGCCTTTTCTCATCTCGTAAGCCTTGCCGATTTCAAACTTATAATCGCCGGCGCAGACCAGCGGCAGCTTGCCGCGGATGAGGCGCACGTAGCAGGGGCCTTGATGGGCGGCCACGGCGCGTATCACCTGGGCCGTCTCGATGCCGTCCGCAGGTATGATGACCGTAAAGCCGGGCAGGGAGCAGACCAGCGCCAGGTCTTCCAGCGCCTGGTGGGAGGCGCCGTCCTCGCCGACGGTCAGGCCGGAGTGGGTGGCCACTATCTTGACGTTGAGCTTGGCCTGGGCCACGGACACCCGTATCTGGTCGAAGCAGCGGCTGGTGGCAAAAACGGCGAAGGTGCTGGCGAAGGGTATCTTGCCGTTGGCGGCCAGACCGGAGGAAATGCCGATCATGTTGGCCTCGGCGATGCCCACCTCGATAAAGCGCGCCGGGAACTCATTTTTGAAGTGATACGTCATGGTGGAGGGGGAAAGGTCGGCGTCCAGCACCACGATGTCCGGGTTCTCGCGGCCCAGCTCCACCAGTGTTTGGCCGTACACGTCACGCAGGGCGACTTCTTCCGCCATCAGGCCAGCTCCTTCAGGGCTTTTTCCAGTTGCTCGGCGTTGGGCGCTTTGCCGTGGAAGTCCACGTTATTTTCCATAAAGCTGACGCCCTTGCCCTTGACGGTATGGGCGATGATGGCGGTGGGCTGCCCTTTAAAGTTACGGGCCACGTCCAGGGCATTCAGCAGCTGGTTAAAATCGTGCCCGTCAATTTCCATGACGTGCCAGCCGAAACACCACCATTTCTGGGGGAAGGGATAGAGTTCCATGATGTCTTTATTAAAGCCGCTCAGCTGGATGCCGTTGTTATCCACGATGGCGGTCAGGTTATCCACTTTAAACATGGCGGCGGACATGGCGGCCTCCCAGGTCTGGCCCTCGTCGCACTCGCCGTCGGAAAGGAGGGCGTAAACGCGCCAGGGGGCTTTATCCAGTCGCCCCGCCAGCGCCGCGCCCACCGCGAACGAGAGCCCCTGCCCCAAACTCCCCGAGGACATTTCCACGCCGGGGGTGGAGGTGCGGTCGGCGTGGCCCTGGAGGATGCTGTCCATCTGCCTTAAAGTATCCAGCTCCGACTTAGCGAAATAGCCGCATTCCGCCAGGGAGGCGTAAAGGACGGGGGCGGCGTGCCCCTTGCTTAAAATAAAGCGGTCGCGTCCACTCCAGGAGGGGTCGGCGGGTTTATGGCGCATGATTTTCCAGTAGAGCGAGACGACGATTTCCACGGCGGATAAAGAGCCGCCGGGAT containing:
- a CDS encoding AAA family ATPase, with product MNGMKVVAIVGMTGSGKSEVARLFSQKGFTVVRFGDVTDEAVKKLGLPLTEENERPERERIRREHGMAAYAILSAPRIDAALKNASVAVDGLYSWEEYLYLKEHYGSNFYVVGVWSSPQDRYRRLSGRKVRPLTPQQAVGRDRAEIENVNKGGPIAMADFTILNDADMGALKKQVERIAARLR
- a CDS encoding cytidine/deoxycytidylate deaminase family protein codes for the protein MTAAKRPDFDEYCLKIASVVAERSTCLRHHMGAIAVRDKHILTTGYNGAPAGAKDCLELGCLRDELGIESGTRHEICRAIHAEQNVIIQAGLHGVSLEGSTVYCTHTPCVLCAKMLVNARIARFVSFGRYADDRFIEIFKEAGIKVDMKEWPSAAISFLD
- a CDS encoding transketolase family protein, which translates into the protein MAEEVALRDVYGQTLVELGRENPDIVVLDADLSPSTMTYHFKNEFPARFIEVGIAEANMIGISSGLAANGKIPFASTFAVFATSRCFDQIRVSVAQAKLNVKIVATHSGLTVGEDGASHQALEDLALVCSLPGFTVIIPADGIETAQVIRAVAAHQGPCYVRLIRGKLPLVCAGDYKFEIGKAYEMRKGTDATIMAIGTMVSPALEAAAALAPEGIDCRVLNMSTLKPIDETAVLKAAVETGAIVTAEEHQEHGGLGGTVARIVVKHHPVPMEMVAVKDKFGMSGKPAELLVRYGLTSKDIAAAVRDAVKRKI
- a CDS encoding transketolase — translated: MTPSGNIPKNDAPVFSSREDLAAVSKRLRRDIVTMIAKAGSGHPGGSLSAVEIVVSLYWKIMRHKPADPSWSGRDRFILSKGHAAPVLYASLAECGYFAKSELDTLRQMDSILQGHADRTSTPGVEMSSGSLGQGLSFAVGAALAGRLDKAPWRVYALLSDGECDEGQTWEAAMSAAMFKVDNLTAIVDNNGIQLSGFNKDIMELYPFPQKWWCFGWHVMEIDGHDFNQLLNALDVARNFKGQPTAIIAHTVKGKGVSFMENNVDFHGKAPNAEQLEKALKELA